The genomic segment CAATGAGTTTGTTCCGGAGGCGGAGCTTCTGGATTATGTCGAAGCCATCATGCGCGTCTATAACCGCCATGGCCGCCGGGACAACAAGTACAAGGCGCGGATCAAGATCCTGGTTTCAGAGCTTGGCGCGGAAGAGTTCACGCGCCAGGTCGAAGCCGAATATGCCGCCCAGCGCAGCCACGAAAAGATCGACCTGCCGCAGGCAGAGATCGACCGCATCCATGCCTATTTCGCCCCGCCGGCCTTCGCTGCCGAAGACGGCACGGAGGCGTTCGAGGCCGCCAAGGCCGCAGAGCCGGACTTTGCCCAATGGGCGGAGGTGAATCTCCACCCGCACAAGCAGGCGGGCCATGCCTCCGTCACCGTCAGCCTGAAGCCGATTGGCGGGGCGGCGGGCGATGCGACCGACCGGCAGATGGAGATCGTTGCCGATCTGGCCGAACGCTATGCCTATGACGACATCCGCGTTTCCCACGCGCAGAACCTTGTCCTGCCGCATGTGCCGGTGAAGCATCTCTATGCGATCTGGCAGGCGCTGGACGCCGCCGGCCTCGCGACGCCGAACGAGAGCCTGATCACGGACCTGATCGTTTGCCCCGGTCTCGATTACTGCAACCTCGCCAATGCGCGCTCCATTCCAATTGGCCAGGCGGTGCAGGACGTGTTCGCCGATCCGAAATACCAGCGCGAGATCGGGCGGCTGCACATCAATATTTCCGGCTGCATCAATGCCTGCGGGCATCACCATGTCGGCCATATCGGCATTCTGGGCGTCGACCGGAAAGGCGAGGAATTCTACCAGATCAGCCTCGGCGGACGGGCTGACGAGAAAGCGGCAATTGGCGCCATTGCGGGCCCGGCGCTCAAGGGCGAAGACGTGCCCGGCGCTGTCAAACGAATCGTCGACGCCTATATGGCGCTGCGCACCTCGCCCGATGAGCTGTTCATCGACACGCTGGACCGCACAGGCGCGGAGCCGTTCAAGGAGGCCCTCTATGCCACTGCTTAAGGATGGTGCAGAAATCGAGAATCTCTGGCTGTTTGTCGATCAGGATCATGAAGCAGATCTAAAGCCTGACCAGGCCGTGACCCTGCCGCTCGGCCGTTTCCTGGAACAGGCAGACAGCCTCGCCGGGCGCAACGCACCGGTCGGTGTACGCCTCGTTCCGGAAGACGATCCGGAGCTTTTGGGTCCATTTCTTGAATGGATTCAACTGGTTGAGGTCTCGTTCCCCAAATATACCGATGGCCGTGGCTACTCCCAGGCCCAGCTGCTGCGCCGCCGTCATGGCTATACGGGCGAGCTGCGCGCGGTGGGACACGTGCTGCGCGATCAGATTTTCTACATGAACCGTTCAGGCTTCGACGCTTACGAGACGGCCCGTGCTGACCTACCTAGTGTTCTGGAAGCCCTGAATGAATTCCGGGACGCCTACCAGCCCGCCGCCGATGGCCGGGTGCCGGTGTTCCACGCAAGACACGGAAGCTGAGCTCATGCCCTATGGCGATACATCTCTCCGCCGGAAAGAGGACACCGAAACCCGCCTGGCCCGCCTGAATGGCGAGCTGCGTGAGGCCTCGGCCCAGACCATCCTGCGCGTCGCCATGGTGCGCGAATGGCCCGAGCAGCTGACCTATGTGTCGAGCTTCGGGGCAGAGAGCGTCGCCATGCTGTCGCTGATCGCCGAAGTGGACCCCAGCCTGCCGGTGATCTTCCTCGATACGGGCATGCATTTCCCGCAGACGCTGGACTATCGCGACGAGGTGATTGAGCGGCTAGGCCTGACCGGCGTGCGGTCGATCCCGCCGAACGAAACCGAGCGCAAAGTGCT from the uncultured Hyphomonas sp. genome contains:
- a CDS encoding nitrite/sulfite reductase, which produces MYRYDEFDARLVKDRVEQFRGQVTRRLSGELLEDEFKPLRLQNGVYLQLHAYMLRVAIPYGQLNGAKLRRLAEVATKYDRGYGHFTTRQNIQYNWVGLKDIPDALNDLAEVELHAIQTSGNCIRNVTSDHFAGAAADEVMDPRPWCEIIRQWSTFHPEFAFLPRKFKFAVTAAAHDRAAIAVHDIGLRIVKRGDEVGFEVYVGGGQGRTPLLATLVNEFVPEAELLDYVEAIMRVYNRHGRRDNKYKARIKILVSELGAEEFTRQVEAEYAAQRSHEKIDLPQAEIDRIHAYFAPPAFAAEDGTEAFEAAKAAEPDFAQWAEVNLHPHKQAGHASVTVSLKPIGGAAGDATDRQMEIVADLAERYAYDDIRVSHAQNLVLPHVPVKHLYAIWQALDAAGLATPNESLITDLIVCPGLDYCNLANARSIPIGQAVQDVFADPKYQREIGRLHINISGCINACGHHHVGHIGILGVDRKGEEFYQISLGGRADEKAAIGAIAGPALKGEDVPGAVKRIVDAYMALRTSPDELFIDTLDRTGAEPFKEALYATA
- a CDS encoding DUF934 domain-containing protein; protein product: MPLLKDGAEIENLWLFVDQDHEADLKPDQAVTLPLGRFLEQADSLAGRNAPVGVRLVPEDDPELLGPFLEWIQLVEVSFPKYTDGRGYSQAQLLRRRHGYTGELRAVGHVLRDQIFYMNRSGFDAYETARADLPSVLEALNEFRDAYQPAADGRVPVFHARHGS